gtAAATGAAGATGTGGGAATAGATGGGTTTCAATTTGtgcacacagggaaaaaaaagtaccTCTCTGAGAGGTGTGGAGGAGTCTATGAATGAAATATTTGGGCATCTATTTTGGGGAGTTTAACAATGCAAACCACCAACTTGagtcaattggaaaaaaaaggcatttttgcttttctgtttaccAGACTCTCTTTTGACATTTGTGAGAGAAGACTATACcatgatgtttgtttgtttgtttctccaaaTAAACACCTTCCAGTAAACCCATTCATTCCAGGGCCTTGGGTTGGAAGTGAGATTCAAGTAAGTAAGAGTGCAATGGAGTCTGGAGTTTTGTATCTAAGGAAATGGAAGACTCTGACCATTGTGGATTATTTTCAGCCGGCCTCTTGTTAATGAAGaattgatcacacacacacacacacacacacacacacacacacacacacacaccttccctggAGGAATCTGTTGGTTCCCTCTGCTATGACCAAAAATCAAAGGCCTTCtgcttctctccaggcccttcgATCACCCTTCCCCCAGGGCCTGTCACCCCAAGTCTGAGACTCCTTTAGCTCTACCATCCTTGTAGTCCAGCCTTGCCCTAACCACTGCTCACTTGTCCATAGGAGTTAACAGTTGGAGGTTCCATAAATACCCCAACCAAGGGCTCTAACCAGTTGATATTAAACAGCTTCAAGCAAGAGGAAATTTGTTTCAAAGACACTTGCTCTGGCCTCTCCTGTCAAGGTGACCCCTTTGGGGAAGCCAAGCTTGATGGCAATTtcaattaaatggagaaaagcagttaatagatttttttttttttccttttaagacagGACAAGAAAGCAACCTCTGGGAAAGCTGGGCTTCCTCTTAaatgcttctcttcctctccagctgaGCTGTGCAATTATTGATAACGTTGCCTCTCGCCTAATGGCACCAATTTCACAAGGAAACAAACGCTTAGCATTGCTTACAAGCGTTCAGTCCTTTTCGCTGCCTGTCTTCCTTTGCAAGGTCACGAATTAAATGGATTGGGGGGCAGATAAGACCTGTCTTCACCATCACTGCACCCCAGTGGTATGGTCCTGGCCCTAGAGCTTAGAGGATCTCTGGGTCACCAGAATCAATAGACTAGGCATAGAGCTTGGAGCCCCCTGTCATTTCAATGGCGTTCTGGAGCCCAGAGTGACTGCAGTTTGCCACTTCCATGAGCTTCCAGAGGCAtggccccctgcctctgcttactAAAGATTTGCCAGTGGTGCTGGCGGCGAGACAATAGCTGCCCCCTGGGCTCACTGCAGGCTTGTTTGGAAAGCCTAGAGGTGCTTAAAGGTAAAAAGGTCAGCTCAGGATCCTGGTATACCTCCGCTGCCTCTGTCCACCCCCAGGCCCCACTGTTCACCCAGTACCCAGCACCTCCCCCATCCACCTTTGAGCACCTCCTTACCCCCATCCCTCACAGATCTCTTCCAAAGCCACCTCCTTCCTGGGGTTCAGTACCTTGGGCCTTAGCCAAATGACTGGTCAATTGCACACGACTCAATCTGATATTCCTGTGTGGAAGGGCTGGAATTGGGGCTTAATGTGTGTGCTAGTGAGGACTTCGCCAATGACCCATCTTCCAACTCTGGGAGCAAGAATGAGGGCGCGACATCCCCTAGCTTCGAGCCTGCTGTCTTTACAGTTACCAGGGTCCAGTGCAAGCCctaggggaggtggggggtggggagagtagAGAGAAAGGGAACAAGTAGAGTCCCCTCCTCTGCCATCCCCCCAAATCCCCTTGTGCCCTCTTTCAGACATCTCTAACAGCTGTTTCCCTCCTTCTCCACCCATTTCTCAAGACCATCTCAGAACTGTCTGGCTCTACCACCTTCCACCATGTGCTTCTGGGCTCTCCCAAAAGACCAGTGGGCTACTAGGTGTCTGGGGCCCACTTCTACCTTGGTTGGGGCCCCGCTCAGTTCTCATTATCTTGACTTCTCCTGGCCCAACCAGTCAATGGGCTGGTAAAGTTCATGGTCTCCTCCAGCCCAAGatagagaagcagaagcagaaagaaaggttGAGAAACAGACTTTATTGAAATGAGGTAGCTTAGATACAAAGGGAACCTGGCTTGCTTGGGACATAGTTTTCCAGAAACTCAAATGGCCTCTCTGCTGTCTTCAAAGTTCAGAGAAATGCAGGAATCTGCTGGGAACTCAGTCGCTATTCCTGGACCTGTCCAGACTGCCCCAGGGGTAGGGCGGCTTGTGGAAAagagaatggggtggggggttTCCAGAGGCAATAAATAGggggagaggaggtgaggagggggtAGTGCCCACCCCTTCTTGGTTGAGGATTACTTGAGGCGGTCCTTGCAATGATGCTCCAGAAATAGTACCAACTTCCAAAACGCTTTGGTGATTTAGTGATGGCGTAGCCGGTGGGAAGGGGTGGGTTTCACAAAACAGCCTCGGAAGGCTGCATTAGTGCAATAGAGTGTGCCAGCAAAGAGTTTGTGGGATTGCTTGGGACAGGgtgttttttgttggtttagttggttttggttggttggttggggttttttttgttttgtttgtttgtttgtttgtttttggtatgtCACAAGGTAGTCGGCGCTATTATAAGGTCTGCGGTGAGTTGGCTGGATTAAGGATTAAGATTAAAGATGGATGGTAATGTGCCTGCACTCCAACACATCCCCCACAGGAAAATCCTGAGGATTCTTTCTATCCCAGGCCTAGAAAGCAGAGTTGGGGGCAAGAATGCTCAAAGAGAATTCTCCAAGCTCAAAGGCACAGTCGGAAGGGAAAGGAGAATCCAGGGTGAGCTGGCTCCTACCCCCACTAGAGTGTTGACATTGAGCCAACCTCCAGATCAAAGGCAAAAGGCCTTTTCTCCACCTCTGATGGCTGGGTACTCCCGAAATCCCGAGACCTGTAGGATCCCCCAGCTATCAGCCGTCCCTCCACCCCCAGATCTGAGAAAAATTAGTTTCCCCACTCCTGCCCAGTTTCCTAGGCAGCTCTAAACTGGTTGCGCGGCCTTGAGGAGGATAACCAGGGCTGTGAAGTTTGGGAGAGTCTACGAGAGGACTGGGTCCAGCGCTGAAAGCCGGGTAGTTCAAGAGGTGATGGAGCTGGGCGAGGCTTCGGGGGAGGTGCACGTGGACTGGTCGGAGGCATCTCCAGGCGCTTCCTTGGGGCAACCCGAAGGGGCTGTAGGCACCCTGCCTCCCTCTCgttctcttttcttctgcttcatgcGCCGGTTCTGGAACCATATTTTCACCTGTGTTTCATTGAGCTCCAGGGTGGCGGCGATCTCCACCCTCCGCGCACGGCTCAGGTATTTGTTGAAATGAAATTCCTTCTCCAGCTCGGTCAACTGGCGCGTGGTGAAGTTTGTGCGGAGGCCACCGGGAGCGCCCAGTCCCAGCTCGGACACCTTCGctaggggcggggcggggagaaAAGCCACGTCAGTTCTCTcacctctttctccccccccccactcctcccaatTCACTCTGTATCCTCATTCATCATTCGACTCAAACTTGAGTCCCTATGTAGAACCACACACACCCTCCATTAGCAATTTCCAAATCTAGAACCAATCTCCCATCCATACGGTACCTTCAGAGAGAAACATGAGGTACTGGTTCCAAACTGGGCCCATGGACAAGGAGGTAGATTGTGGAGACCTCCTTAAGGAGGTGGCCCTAAACTTACCCGATGGGGAAATCTCAGCTGACCTGAATACTTACCTGCCAATACCAAAGCAGCTGAAGGGATGAACCATGCCCTGGCCCAGGGCCCTCCCTCCGTGCATGCCTAGGCCAAGGTGAGGAAGTGACCACTCTGAGCCCTACCTGTCTTAGGTGGGTTTCTCTTGACCTTCATCCAGTCAAAGGTCCGGGGAGTGAGAGTGCTGGGTTCTGAAGAACAGGATGATTCCTTGTCCTCAGAGAGGAGATCGTAGGCTGGTGCAAAGTTTGCGGTCTGCTCAGTTCCGTAAGggggctgcggcggcggcggcggcagcggaggATATGGCCCTGGGCCGACTCCACCCGCTCCGTAGCTGTCGGGCAAACTCCCTAGCTGGGCTCCGTAGCTCGATGGATGAAAATAGCCTCCATCTCCTTCCGTCTGACCCACAGAATAGTACTGAGAAGGCCCATAGCTGGGGTGGCAGGCCGCTGGGGCGTACCCCGAGGGAGCGGAGCTGGAAAAGGACACCCCCAGGGATGAAGGTGGCTGCTGGACAGGATACCCCGAGTTTTGTTGGAGCGCTGGGCTGGACAGCCCCCCACCATACCGGCTCTCCCCCGCGTAGCTGTCAACGGCTGGAGCTGAGCTGGGGGGAAAGGAGGTTGGGGCGCTGTAGGCGCTCGGTCCCCGATTACAAAGTGGGTACTCTAAAAAGGAATTCATCCTATTATAGTCCATGTAGAGGCTGAAGGAGGGTCCGGCAGTTTGGGGGAGACACCCTCTTGCCCTACAACCTTTCGGCAGTATGTCACAGCTCTGAGGCTTGAGTCCATGGCCTGGGCCAGCTTGCCCCGGCCAGCGCTCCCCTAGGAAGGGGatagggagtgggggtgggggggcacatgTGATCTCTCCCAGGCCAATGGGCTAAGCGGGCCAGAGTTTGGCAGCCCCGGCGCCCATCCATCACCCCCCAAGCATTAGCATGACAAAGACATTTCAATCACTCTCAGCCCATCCATCTGAGAGCGACATGGAAGCGTCAAAAacatctttcttcaaagactttttGGAAAGAAGGGaccagagggagaaggggggagatGTTGGAAGAATATTCAAGACTTTactcccctcccaacccccaagGCCTTCAATAGGTTCTTGGATTATTAGATTTGGACAAATTCAACCCAGCTGCCCCTCACGCTCTTCTCcccccaaagaaacccacccccacccaagacAGTAGGGCAAGAGATGGGAGAGGCAGACTCGATGCTCTGTCCAGAACCCCCTTTCTACGTTTCTTTCTCCCAGTTTGTCTTGGGATGACTGGGCTAGGGCAGCCTGGTGAGGTATGTCATCACGGGACAAAAGGATGACTAGAAAGGCTGGGAAGCTGTAAAAACACCTCAGGGTGTGAGCCAGGCTCTAAAATCCAGGAGAATTCATTAGGAATCAAGGGGTGGGAAAATGGCATTTCAAGGGGACCAGCGAGGACTCCAGAAACGTGAAGAGGAAGATGAGATAcgccccattcctctctctgcaTAAACGCTCTCTCCTCATTCGCACATCCAtttctctccctcagcctctctttatattctctctgtctcaatTCATCTTTCTCTTCGTCcatctctctccatatttatatTCGTTCCCTACCTATCCATCAACTCATCTCTCTAGATGTATTTATCCTCTCTCTAGCCATCCAGAGCTGTAGCTGGCTCACTCACTCAGACTTAAATAACTCCCTATATCTCTCCAGAGAGCAGCAATGAGTGAGCCAGGTGATGTTTACAGGGGGATGAGAAGGAAGGGAATTTTTATTCTCCTTTCAAAAGTGTTTAAAACCAGTAAGGACCCTGCATTCCTCCAGTTCCCCCACCTCATTATCCTTAGTCTctctgaaagttttttttctcGATTTCAAGCCTCAAGTCTATAAATCCAATGCTAGTTAAGTGTTAACGATTGCCCAAATTTTCCGTGAGTGTTCTAGAATAGGTAAAGTTTAGTTTGCTTGGAGAATGGAAGAATTGGTGCAGAGCTTTTGAGGCTTTGATTTCTAACCTAAGGTTTAGAGGTGGGACTTCACCTTTTCTTGCTGCCTGTTGGGTTAAGGTTGGGGGAGGGAACACAGGAAGTGCCTTGCTCACTCTCACAGACGCAGACGCAGGTTGGGATTAGAAGAGAAGCTCTTGGGTAGAGGCCATTGATTCTCCTCCTCCGGACTCTGAGGACAAGAATCCAACACCCACTCTCATTTGTAACATGTCAGGGTGTCTGCCTGGCCACAGGCCTGGGGCCTGAGCTAGGGCAAGTCCAGGAGGGCAAGAGTTCAGGAGGAGATCTCAGTAAACACTGGTGCTCAGgggaggaagccagagcaggtGGGACAAGTCTGGGGCAATCCTTGAAACCTCTCAGGTTTCCTTATCctaaaaaaagccaggcacacatTCCTCTCTTCGAGGGCCCCAACTTGTCTCCACCTCTGTGTTTCTGTGCCTTGCTGGCTCCCATCCCCCCAGTGGCCCTTGTCTGGCTCTCTAGTCACCATGCCTCTTTCTATTCTGCATTGGCAGAGTCCtgttccccccccacacaccccgtTCCTTTTCCTGGCCACTCTGAGTCTTGCTTAGCCCTCAAGGAGAAAGAGCTCAAAACACTTCTCTGATTCTTCATCCCCTTCTCTGCACATGTGCTCTGTTTTAGACCCAGACAGGTCGGGGAGGGTAGGGACCAGTTAGTAACCTCTTTAAGAAAGATGCGATGGGa
This Peromyscus leucopus breed LL Stock chromosome 8b, UCI_PerLeu_2.1, whole genome shotgun sequence DNA region includes the following protein-coding sequences:
- the Hoxb1 gene encoding homeobox protein Hox-B1, with the translated sequence MDYNRMNSFLEYPLCNRGPSAYSAPTSFPPSSAPAVDSYAGESRYGGGLSSPALQQNSGYPVQQPPSSLGVSFSSSAPSGYAPAACHPSYGPSQYYSVGQTEGDGGYFHPSSYGAQLGSLPDSYGAGGVGPGPYPPLPPPPPQPPYGTEQTANFAPAYDLLSEDKESSCSSEPSTLTPRTFDWMKVKRNPPKTAKVSELGLGAPGGLRTNFTTRQLTELEKEFHFNKYLSRARRVEIAATLELNETQVKIWFQNRRMKQKKREREGGRVPTAPSGCPKEAPGDASDQSTCTSPEASPSSITS